The nucleotide sequence ATAAATCCGGCTTGCTTTACTCCGCGATTATTTTGTGCAGTACGTGCCGTAATCATTCGATTGACATAGTCAGCAAGGGTTTGTGATTGTTTTTGGAATCCGCTTTGTGCCATTGCAATCATGATGACATTTTCGTCAGTAAACTCTTTATAGCGGGTTGCATAATCGACCTCTTCGCGAATGACGCTGTTTTCGCGCTGCGCGACCGCAAGAGCGGCGTCGGTTTTATGCAGGCCTAAGAGATAAACTTCAACGCCTTCGGCATTTCGATTAATACTGGCATTGCAATGAACACTCACAAAAAGCTTTGCTTTGGCATTGTTGGCAATTTTCCCGCGTTCATCAAGCTCGATGAACTTATCTTCCTCACGGGTGTATATCACTTTGACTTCGGGCCACTCCCGAGCTAAAATTTTCCCGACTTTCAAGATGACACTAAGCGCAACATCCTTCTCATAATTTCCGCCTTTGCCAATTGCGCCAGCATCTTTTCCACCGTGACCGGCATCGAGCGCAATGACATCAAGTTTCCATTTTTCACGGCTTTGCTCTAAAGATTCTTGAATTGCCTGCTCTTTTTCGGTTTGATGGATTTGACCAACATTGGCTTCTCGAAGGGCAAGAAGAATAAAATTGTTGGTGCGGGGCTCGCGTTGAAATTGAATCGATGTTGCTTTGTACTTTTTGTAATCGAATTCAAGTGTTAGTTGAACGGCGCCACTTTTCAATTTCATCGGTTTGATTTTTTTCAAGTATCCGCCTTCAAATGATTTCGTGAGGGAATCTAAATTTCCGGTGGCTTTAATGAATGTTACATATCCGATACCGTTTTTATCGGGTTGAATAAATTCATATTGCAAATTTTTTTCAGCTAAAATTCGGATAATGACACCATTGGTTCTTTCATCAACATGAATGCTTCGTAATGCAAATTCGGGCTCGGGTATGCGTGAAGTACTATCATTTTTTACAATTACCGGTGCAGCCGCTTCAACAAAAGGGGGAAATGATAGCGTGAGTTTCATTGTAGCTTCATTCAAAAACGCTCTAACACCCGATGGCGCTAACCATTGTTCTAAGACGGGTACAATCATTTCAAGCGGGAGAAAAAGTCTTCCGTCCTGTTTTAATGGTGTGTAAAGAAATTGTATTGCTGAGGTTCCGCTATCGGAAATGATTACCGCGAAGTGATTTCCAACCATTAAACGGATTTGGGTTTGTACTTTTCCGGCAAGGGGCGGCGCGATGCCATAAATGGTATCGGCTAACGGCAATGCGCGCATCTTGAGTGCCCCAAAAAGCTCTTCGATGGACACTGCTTTTTCTGCTTCGGGTAGAGATGCAATCAAAACGCGGTCACTGAATCTCTTTGAAGTCCCTATTTTTCCTTCAATCGTTAAAACAGGCTGTGCCTTAAGCATTGCTACTGAAAATAGAAGAAGTAAACAAAGCGTGATGGAGATTTTACTGAGAACTGAATTAAAATTAGAATTTTTCATTTTGAGGAAAAATTGAAATAAGAGATTCGCGATTTGGAAACTAACTTTGGTCTTGAAAAAGTGAAACCCGTCATTTGCTTTTACCTAAACGCTTTTAATTAATACGGCAAAAATACACATGAAGTTTAAACCCACTCGAAGAGCGATCCAAATTCTCTTGTTTTTTGTCCTTACCCATTTATGCTTCAGCGGAGCTACACTGGCTCAAAGTGCATCAAAACTTTTTCATTCGGTTAAGCGAGCCAAATTAACAACAGTCACTTCTTTAAGGAAATCTTTGGAAGATACCTTGTCTCGAAAGCTTGACAGCATAATAACGACTATCTCAGTCGATTTTTTTGGTACAGCAAAATTTATTTCTCAAAAAGGGAGAACCGGTGTTGGTGGAAAAAATAAGCTCTCAAAGCCTTATGAAGTTGAGACATTGTTGGAGCGCGGCTTCCTTTTTGGAGAATCAGGAAAACCGGAATCGAGTTATGAAGTTGCGATTGGGAAAAATGTCGCTTTTGGGCGGTTTCAACTTTATTATGATCTCGCCTTCACAGCCCCGTATAAGTATTTTAGTTGGCGACAACTTGACTCACTTTCGGAAATCACGTTTACCTATTATTCCTCGCGACTCAAAGGCGCATCTCCTCTAATTCATAAAATCCATATTTATGAAAACGGTTCAGGGCTATATGAAATATGGAACGAAAGTGAAAAACCTGAGATTTTCCTTTGGATTGAATCGGGTAAAATCATCAAAAATCCCTAGCCACATTCACTTTTTTGAATTTCAAAGGGATGGAGAAGTTTCGTCACATACTGTGAGAAAACCGGAGAGACTTATCCGGGATTTGTTTTTTTTCGTGTAAAGGGTTTTCTTTACCGCCTTTCTATTACGAGAGGGACAAGAAAATATTGTTTTTCGCGCCGGCAAATCACCCTTCATTTGCTGTTATTTCAAGGTAAGCGCACACCATAAACAAACGCGTTCAAAAAGCACATTCAATTTATATGCCTACAAAAAAGACATCGAAATCGCCAGCTGCTTCAAAATCGAAGAAAAAAATGGACGATGCAGCTGACATCGATTCAACTACAGAATCACGCGCCCTTGGCAAAAGCCTTGTGATTGTTGAATCCCCTTCAAAAGCTAAAACCATCAATAAATATCTCGGCAAAGAGTTTACTGTTTTTGCATCTGTTGGGCACATTCGCGAATTGCCAAAAAAGGAAATCGGACTCGATTTCGACCATCATTATGAGCCTCGCTACGACATCATTGTTGGTAAAGAAAAGGTTGTTCGAGAGATGAAGAAGCTCGCCAAAGACGCTTCTGAAATCTTTCTAGCCACCGACCCTGACCGCGAGGGAGAAGCCATTTCTTGGCATATTTCTTCCGTGATTACAGATGATGCCAAAGTGGCCAAAAAATCGATTCGACGCGTGCTCTTTAATGAAATCACAGCTAAAGCGGTACGTGAAGCGGTCAGCAAGCCACGTGACCTTGATTTTAATTTGGTTCGGTCTCAGCAGGCCCGTCAAGCCCTTGATAAAATTGTGGGCTATAAGGTTTCGCCATTTCTGTGGAACACCGTTTTGCGCGGCATTTCTGCGGGGCGGGTACAGTCTGTTGCGCTTCGCCTTGTCTGCGAGCGAGAAGCGGAAATCACGGCGTTCAAACCCCGCGAATACTGGTCGATTTTTGCGGATTTTCAAACCCCAAAGGGTGAAGTTTTTTCCGCCAAACTCACCAAGATACAAGGGAAAGATGTTGAGCTGGGAAATGAAGCCGATGCGCGAAAAGTTGCTGAAGATATTCGAAAACGGCTTTTTGGCGTCTCGGAAATTCGAAGAAAGAAAACGCGTCGCAACCCGCCTTCACCGTTCACGACTTCTCTTTTGCAGCAAGCGGCTTCAAATCAATTGGGCTTTGGTTCCAAAAAAACGATGATCCTTGCGCAGCAGCTTTATGAAGGAATTGAAATCGGTTCCGAAGGTGCAGTCGGGCTTATTACTTATATGAGAACTGATTCGAAGCGTGTTGGAAAAGAGGCTCAAGACGAAGCACGTGATTTTGTCCGCTCTCAAATGGGCAATGAATTCATTCCGGAAAATCCGATTGCGTATAAATCGAACGATGCTGCGCAGGATGCCCACGAAGCGATTCGCCCAACGGCAGTTGACCGTACACCGCGAGCAATGCAAAGTTATCTGAGCAAAGATCAACACCGGCTTTATGAACTTATTTGGAAGCGCTTTGTAGCGTCTCAGATGTCGGCCGCAGAAATCGAGCAAACCAGTGTTGATATTGAAGATGTGGAACGCGAGTTTCTTTTCCGCGCCTCGGGAAATGTGGTGCTCTTTGAAGGATTTTTGAAAGTTTATGGCGATAGCAAAGAACTTGACTATGAAGACCGTAAAACCACTAAAAACGAAGACGACGAAGATGAAAAGCCCGCAAATCTTCCACGTGTTCTCAATGAAAAGGATACACTGAAACTCAGTGAACTCAAGGAGAATCAGCATTTTACCAAGCCGCCTTCGCGATATAGTGAAGCGAGTTTGGTGAAGGAACTTGATAACTTTGGTATCGGCCGTCCATCAACTTACGCATCAATTCTTTCGACACTCGCCGACCGAGGGTATGTCATCAATCAAAACCGCCGATTAACCCCAACTGAATTGGGGAAAGATGTCAATACCACACTAATTGCCAATTTTCCGGAGCTGTTCAATACTGACTTTACGGCGCAGATGGAAACGAAGCTTGATAAAGTAGCTGAAGGAAAAGACGACTATGAAAAGCTTTTGGATAATTTTTATCTGCCCTTTTCAAAAGCATTGGAACTGAGGGAAAAGTCGCCCATTCTGCCGCAAAACGACAATGCCGAAACCTGCGATAAATGCAATAAAGGTAAAATGGTGATCAAGTGGACGAAGTCAGGAAAGTTTCTTTCCTGCTCTCGTTACCCCAAGTGTGATAACGCTAAATCCATTGCCACGATTAAACAAGCCCCGCAAGAATCCGGCATCAAGTGCCCCAAATGCGAAACCGGCAGAATGGTGGTTCGCATTGGGAAATTCGGAAAGTTTTTGGCTTGTACCAATTACCCGAATTGCGATGGGCTTTTAAATTTGGATAAAGGCGGCAGAGTAACACCGCCGAAAACCCCACCGCTGACAACTGTAGAATCTTGCCCAAAATGTTCATCGCCAATGTACTTGCGCGAAAGCAAGCGAGGTCTTTGGTTTAGTTGTACAAGATTCCCAAAATGTCGCGGAATAAAATCGTGGAAAGATATTGATGAAGAAAAGCAGGCAGCATATGAAGCTGAATATCGTGCACATGAAAAAGGCCATCCAAAGCCTGAATTAACACTCATTGACGGCACACCGCTCGATTTATCGATGAAATTGGAAGAGATTATTGAATCGCAAGGGCTTGAAGCACCGCAGGAAACGGGGGGACAGTGAGTGAAGTTTTTTTGATTTTATTCACCATCACGATCGCAAGCCTCTTTTTAGGGGGTTTGCCTGCATTTTGGATGAAATCTCCGATTAGCTCTTGGGCTTTTATCAAGCACCGTGGGCTGCTTGCACTTATTAGTTTTTTGATTCTTATTGGCGCAAGCCTTGTTTCAATTAACTATCTTAAGTTGAAAAAGAGCAGCGACATGCGCTCTTGGGCCGTAAGCAAGGCTTTAATATTAACTTCGGAAATGAAGGGCAAAAAGGCGTTTATTCCCTTTGTGACTTATGAATACAATTTTTTAGGAAAACGCTTCACCGGTGAAACGGAACTTTATGCGCCCCAATTTGGCAGCAAAGAAACCCGTAAAAAAACCTCAAACGAACTTCTGAAAGAGTATTCTGCTGGCAATACTGTGGAAGTTTTTATCAATCCAAGTAACCCCAAAGAATCGGCGTTGCAGCTTTCAGCTTCGTGGCAATTTGTGATTCAATTGGGAGTGGGTTTTCTGCTTTTTTCGCTATTTCTCCCTTTCTTCTTCTTTCGGCTTTCAGCAACGATTCAGGACGCATATCTCAAAGAGAAGGCAAAACAGTTAAACTTGAACTAAGGAAAAGGAGCCACTCTTTAACGCTTCAAGAAAATCGGATTATTTGCAACGCCCATTTTTTGCAAGGCATATTGCACCGAAACCCATAAACAACCAAAGCCATATTTCAAGCTTCGGGTAAAATTGATTGATGAAGCTTCATCAAAGTACTTGGTTGGGCAGGTGATTTCGGCGACTTCAAAGCCCGCGTAAAAAATTTGTGCAATCATTTGATTATCAAAAATGAAATCGTCCGAGTTTTTATGATAATCGATGCGGGTAAGCACTTCCTTTGAAAAAGCACGATAGCCGGTGTGATACTCCGAAAGCTTTTGCCCCATCAGAATGTTTTGCGCAAGGGTAAGAAATCGATTTGAAATGTACTTGTAGATTGGCATTCCACCTTTGAGCGCGCCCCCGCCTAAAATACGTGAGCCCAAAACGACGGGATAAACCTCATTGGCAATGATGCCAATCATTGGCGAAAGTAGTTTTGGCGTGTATTGATAGTCGGGGTGTAACATCACAACGATATCTGCGCCGAGTTCAAGCGCTTTATCGTAACAGGTTTTTTGATTACCGCCGTAACCGCGATTTTTTTGATGAGGAATAATGTGGCGAATTCCCAAACGCTTTGCCACTGCAAGCGTGTCATCACGGCTGGCATCATCAACAAGCACCACTTCATCGACTTCCCCCAACGGGATTTCGCGGTAGGTTCTTTCAAGCGTTCTTGCTGCGTTGTAAGCCGGCAGCACCACCACCACTTTTTTGCCGTGTACCATATCAGTTCAGCGAGGGGTTTGATTTGTTTTCGCCCAATGCTTCCTGATTCGATTTTAATTCTGCAAAGACTTCACCCAAGTGCTTGACAATTCGCTCGGCTGCACGGCCATCCCAATACTGTGGAATCAACCCTTTTTTTATGGTTCCGTTCAACACTTTTAAGGCCTCCTCGCGAACATCATCGGCATTGGTACCAACCAGAATATTTGTTCCAACTTCAACCGTTATTGGCCGCTCTGTGTTTTCGCGCATTGTTAGGCAAGGCACGCCAAGCACAGTGGTTTCTTCTTGAATTCCCCCTGAATCGGTGAGCACCATTTTTGATTCTTTCATAAGTTTTAAGAATTCAATGTAGCCTTGTGGGTCAATGAGCTTCAGCCCGCGAATCTTTTCTACGCGTGGAAGCAATCCAAAATTTTCAAGCATTTTTCGGGTTCTGGGATGAATTGGGAAAACGATATCGGTCTTTTCTGAAATTGCTTCAAAGAGACCTAATATTTTTTCAAGGCTTTCTTTTTCATCAACATTGCTTGGGCGGTGCAAGGTTACCAATGAATAGGATTTTGGGGTTAGCCCAAGCTTTTCGAGCACATCGCTTGTGCGGGCTTTTTCAATGTGCGAAACGAGAGAATCGATCATCACATTACCGACGAGCACACATTTTTCATCCGCTATGCCTTCCATAATCAAATGATGAATTCCCGAGGGTTCGCTGACATAGAGCAAATCGGAAATCGAATCGGTAACAATGCGATTAATTTCTTCGGGCATTGTGCGGTCGCCACTGCGAAGCCCCGCCTCGACATGCGCTACCGGAATACAGAGCTTTGCCGCCACAAGCGTACAGGCTAAAGTTGAATTCACATCACCTACAACAATGACCAAATCGGGGGCATGCTCCAAACAGACTTTTTCAAATTCAATCATGACCTTCGCCGTTTGAACCGCGTGAGATCCGGAGCCGATACCGAGATAAATATCCGGCTCGGGCAATGCCAATTCTTCAAAAAAAACTTTTGACATTTTTTCGTCGTAATGTTGGCCGGTGTGAAGGATAAGTGTTTTATACAAACCGGTTTTTAGCAATTCGCGGTGGAGTGGTGCAATTTTCATAAAGTTGGGGCGGGCACCGGCAACAAGGATAATCTTTTTCAACTGAGTCGTTTTTTAATTCATATGTGACCGGCGTAATGCCGTCGTTTTAAGAGCGCAAAAATAGTGCTATGTTAAGCGTGAAAAAAATCATTCATCACAGAGATTCATTGCCGCAGGTTCATTTTTTTTCATTCGAATGCCAACAGTATCAAGCCCTTGCTTTAACGCAACAAGCAAGTCAAACATCATTTTTCAATTTGAACAACTCTTTTCGTTCTTTCTTTTGCTTGATTCTTTTTTCCTCTTTCATAGACTTTGGTTTTTCACAAACGGCCGATTCTGCTGCTGCACGCCGTGTTGTATTGGAACACGCCGATGAAATTCGAGGAGGAACACTCACTGAATTGAATGACTCGCTTCTTACCTCCGAGCCGGTTCGGATTCTCATTGGCAATGTTCGGCTGCGCGATTCAACTACCTCCGTTCGTTGCGATACCGCCGTTGAATATCTTCAATCACGAAAAGTGCGGCTTGCCTCGAAAAAGAATGGCCTTGCTACCATTGTTCGTGATACCGTTACCATTCAAGGGGTTCAAGGATTTTACTTCCCTTCCGATAGCCGTGCTGAAATGAAAGGCTCCGTTTCGCTGCGCGATAACACCGTGACCTTGCGAAGCGCTTTAGGAACCTATTTCACCGAGGAGCAGCGCGCTGTTTTTTCTGAAAATGTTTCGCTGCGCGATAGCACCAATACTGTGTTTACTGATAGTTTAATTTTTTTTCGAAGAGAAAACCGAACGATTGTCATTGGAAATACCCGCATTCTTAACACTGCCGACAATGTGGAAATACGCGGTGGCTTTGCTGAGCATTTCTTAAAACAAAACCGAAGCCGCATCACCCTTTCACCTATGCTGCTCAAGTTTGATTCGTCAAAAAGTGAAGCGAATCTCTCAATTGATACACTTCTCATTGTCGCTAAAGAAATGAAGAGTTTTCGTGGTTTTGAGGATACGCTCAAAAGAATTGAAATGCTTGACAGCGTTAAAATTCAACGCGGGTTACTTTCTGCTTTGGCGCAAAAGGCGGTTTACCTTTTTGATTCTTTACGGATTTCGCTCTACGAGTCACCCATTTTGTGGTTCGATGCGTCTCAACTCACCGGCGATTCTATTTTTGTGCAATTAGAGGAAGTTTCCGATTCCCTTGAATCCGCAAAAGGGAAAATTCAAGAAGAGGTCACAACCGAGCGAAAAGTCAATAAAAGTCCATCCAGAAAAAAAACACGCTTAAAGTCAATTGCCGTTTATGGCAGCGCGTTTTTGGTTTCGCGTGACACAATGAACACCGAGGGGAATAAGTTTAATCAGGTTTCTGGGCGAAATATTTTTCTTTCGTTTAATAATGACTCGCGGCTTTCCCGTGCCGATGTTTACCGAGAGGCGCAGAGCCTTTATTTCACTTATGACGATAGCACTGCCAAAGGTGCGAATTTGACGAGCGGCGATGAAATCAATCTGTTTTTTGAAGACGGGAGTGCGACAAAGATTGTTGTTAAAGGTGATGTCGAAGGTGCTCAATATCCCGAGCGGTTACTTGCTCGATTAAACAACCTTGAGGGCTTTGAATGGCGAGAGAATGAACGCCCAAGGCTTACCTTGCCTCCCGTTACCGAGAATCCGGTTAGTCCAAAATCGAAATCGAATAAGAGAACAAAACCCGCTGTGAAAAAGAAATCGTCTCAAGTTCAAGGGCCTTCAGCAAAACCTGAGACTATAAATCCAAATATTAAACCAACTCCAAAACCAGTACCGAAATCGAACCGAGAGCGCTTTGAAAAGGGTATTCAATAAGAATATAGAAGAAAATAAGACTTAGAACAGTGTTTCACGCGATTTCTTCTCATTGAAAAGGGAAATTGATTTTAAGACAATAAATTCCGTCATTTAGTTGACAGTAAATCAATAATTTGATTCAACGATTCATAAGATGGCTGATTCATTTTATCAAATAACTAATTTTTTTTGAATTCATCATCTGTGCCTAAAAAGAATAAAAATAAAAGAGAGAAGAAAAGTAGCGTAAATCGACCTAAAAAGTTGGGGAAGCTTGCGAAACTCAAGCTAAAGAATGACAAGACGCCTGACCCACGTCAAGTTCATATTAAACCCAATGAGCCAAAAGACACTGTACCCAAAGAGGCACAGTCAAAAGCAGCTAAACGCAAACCCTCTCAGGATAAAGGGATTTCTTCAAATTTAGATCATATCTCGCGGATTGATAGCGGCGCGACCCACGCGTGGTTTGTTAGGATGCGGCGTAACGGGAAAGTGTTTTCAAAAACATTTAGTGATCGAAAGCTCGGGGGTAAAGATGCTTCTCTGCAAAAGGCGATTCAATTCAGAGATGAAATGCTTGGGCAATTGGATCATATTGCCGGGATTCAAATTCCGCGTTTCCGATTTTTAAAGGAAAACAAGAGAAACAAATCGGGTTATACCGGGGTCTTAAAACTTTCACGAACACAGTATGGCATTCTTCGGGAAGACTATGTAGCGCAGTGGCATGAAGAGCGTTACAAGCTTCGCCGAAAATATTTTTCAATAGCCAAATTTGGTGAAGAGGAAGCTTTTCGATTAGCCAAGGAATACCGAGAGAAGATGATGAAAAAGCTCGCTAAACGCACCAAGAAGGAAATGAAGAAATTGAAAAAAACGCTTAAACATAAATCGGAACCCTAAAGTGAAAAAAGCGGCAGAATTTCTGCCGCTTCTAAATTCAGAAAAAATTTTATCGGTTAGGGTTCGCGTCTTGTCTTCATAATGGATTCACCCCATTTTTCAAGGAACTTCGGGTTTTGATAATCATTGACTGCACTCAAGGGAATATCAACGGAACTTTTATCGCGAAATCGTGCTCGAAATCCACCGACATCTTCAATCGATTCTACCACACGATCATAAAATACTTCTCCCTTGCCCTTATTTCGATCAGGGTCTAAATGAAAGGCCATCTCATAAGATCCAAGCGAATACTTGGTTTTCAGCAAACTGACGATATGGACAATCTTATCCTCCATTCCAATGTGCTTTTCGCCTTTAGCCGGCGCGGCTGCTGCTTTTGCTGACATAAATATGAAAGGTTAGGTTGAATAATTTGGTGTTAGCGTTCCTATTCGAACAGATAAATTTCGGGCTAAAATACACATCCTTGCCGCGTTGAACAAACACTATCTCATTCATCGGAAAAAATTTATGATCCGCTTTGAATTTGAGCACGTGAGATCGCCTTTGACACATTGACAAAAAATAGCAAACAAAGTCCAAAAGCAAATAGCACGATTAACGATAAAATTCCATATCTCAGCCCACCTAATACTTGATTGACAAACCCAAAAAGAAATGTGCCAATCCAAGAGGTTCCGCGTTCGCTGACTTCATAAAACGAAAAAAATGCCGCTTCCTTTCCTTTTGGAATCATCCGCGAAAACAAACTTCGGCTTAAAGCTTGCGAGCCCCCCATTACCAAAGCGACAACCGCCGCCATTATCCAAAACTGCAACGGCGTCGAAAGCAATAGCCACGCATAGACCACAATTCCACACCAAATGACAAGGGTTATCACAATCGCTTCCTTGGTTCCAAATCGCTCGGCTACTTTCCCAAAAAAGATAGCCCCTAAAAATGCAACGAATTGTACCATCAGAATGACAGAAATTAACGTGCCTGCTTCCATCTTCAGTTCTTCTGAACCAAAGACAGTGGCGACGACAATTACCGTTTGCACGCCATCGTTATAAAGTAAATAGGCGATAAGAAATTTAAGCGTTTCAGGGAGCGACTGAATTTCGCGGAAGGTTTGGAAAATCTGCTTTAGTCCAAGTGAAAAGTAATTTTCATTCGCCGGCAAAGCTTTCTCGGCCTTTCGCCTTCGAAGCCTGTCAAAGGAAAATTGACCGAAGATGAGCCACCAAAGCCCTGCGGAAGCAAGGCAAAGCCTCACGGCATCGCCCGTTTCGAGCAAAAGGCTCTCACGAAATTGAAAGACGATTAAATTGATTAGAAGCAAAATTCCTCCTCCAATGTATCCCAAGCCCCAACCGTAAGCCGAAACGCGGTCTCGCTCCTTTTCACTAGCGATTTCGGAGAGATAGGCATTGTAAAGAACCATACAGGCTCCAAAGGCAAGATTGGCAATCGTAAAAAGTCCCGCGCCCAACCAATGCCGCCCATCAGTTACCATAAATAGCATAAACGTTGAAACAGCGCCAATTAAGGTGAGAAACTGCATAAAGCGCTTACGGCGGTTGGAGTAATCGGAAATCGCGCCGAGAAACGGAAGAAAAAATATTTGAAGAAACACCGAGAAGGACGCCACATACGCATAAAATGAATCGTAACGAATCGGCAGCGGGCCGAGATAAACATTTCCTGCGGAATCGGCAGCGGCTTTCACAAGGCTGGTGAGATAAGGGCCGAAAAAGACCGTAACCACGGTGGCACTGAAGGCACTGATGGCCCAATCGTACATCGCCCACCCGAAGATTTCGCGGGGGTCGTCGTACGGGCTCTTTTCGATGGCTTCTTTTTCGAGATCTGTCACGAATAAATTTGGTATGTAATTGTACTTTTTTTTATAGGGTTTAGAATACTCGCTTAGGAAATGGGCGAAATTGTAACTAAAGATTTATTTCCAAACATTTTGTAAATAAGAAAGTCACTATCAACCGTAAGAATTGGTGTTTTTGGGTTTAATTCGGCTAATCTTACTAAACAAGCATCTGCAACAGACATTAGTACATCTGAGTACTTTTCAACTAATCCCTTTACATTATTTATTTCGTTGGCAAGGCTAAAATCAACTTTCACCAAACCCCTCTCTAATATTTGAAAAATAATATTTACACCATTAGGATATTTTTTTAGCAAATAAACTGATTCAGAGATTACAGATTCGCAAGTAATGAGAGGTGGTGAGATACTTTCGAATACCTTTTTAGACCATAAATGGAACTGATCTTTTTTATTGATAAATGCAACCAAAGGACCCGTATCCACAATGACGCTCATTTTCCGTAGTTTGCAAGGTGTTTTTTATTTGATGACAAATCTTCATCAGCCTCAATTACACCACAAAGATCTTTTGATAATTCAAAGAATGATTGTTGGCTTCCTTTTGTTTTCCCCAACG is from Chloroherpetonaceae bacterium and encodes:
- a CDS encoding glycosyltransferase family 2 protein — encoded protein: MVHGKKVVVVLPAYNAARTLERTYREIPLGEVDEVVLVDDASRDDTLAVAKRLGIRHIIPHQKNRGYGGNQKTCYDKALELGADIVVMLHPDYQYTPKLLSPMIGIIANEVYPVVLGSRILGGGALKGGMPIYKYISNRFLTLAQNILMGQKLSEYHTGYRAFSKEVLTRIDYHKNSDDFIFDNQMIAQIFYAGFEVAEITCPTKYFDEASSINFTRSLKYGFGCLWVSVQYALQKMGVANNPIFLKR
- the topA gene encoding type I DNA topoisomerase, which codes for MPTKKTSKSPAASKSKKKMDDAADIDSTTESRALGKSLVIVESPSKAKTINKYLGKEFTVFASVGHIRELPKKEIGLDFDHHYEPRYDIIVGKEKVVREMKKLAKDASEIFLATDPDREGEAISWHISSVITDDAKVAKKSIRRVLFNEITAKAVREAVSKPRDLDFNLVRSQQARQALDKIVGYKVSPFLWNTVLRGISAGRVQSVALRLVCEREAEITAFKPREYWSIFADFQTPKGEVFSAKLTKIQGKDVELGNEADARKVAEDIRKRLFGVSEIRRKKTRRNPPSPFTTSLLQQAASNQLGFGSKKTMILAQQLYEGIEIGSEGAVGLITYMRTDSKRVGKEAQDEARDFVRSQMGNEFIPENPIAYKSNDAAQDAHEAIRPTAVDRTPRAMQSYLSKDQHRLYELIWKRFVASQMSAAEIEQTSVDIEDVEREFLFRASGNVVLFEGFLKVYGDSKELDYEDRKTTKNEDDEDEKPANLPRVLNEKDTLKLSELKENQHFTKPPSRYSEASLVKELDNFGIGRPSTYASILSTLADRGYVINQNRRLTPTELGKDVNTTLIANFPELFNTDFTAQMETKLDKVAEGKDDYEKLLDNFYLPFSKALELREKSPILPQNDNAETCDKCNKGKMVIKWTKSGKFLSCSRYPKCDNAKSIATIKQAPQESGIKCPKCETGRMVVRIGKFGKFLACTNYPNCDGLLNLDKGGRVTPPKTPPLTTVESCPKCSSPMYLRESKRGLWFSCTRFPKCRGIKSWKDIDEEKQAAYEAEYRAHEKGHPKPELTLIDGTPLDLSMKLEEIIESQGLEAPQETGGQ
- the wecB gene encoding UDP-N-acetylglucosamine 2-epimerase (non-hydrolyzing), with the protein product MKKIILVAGARPNFMKIAPLHRELLKTGLYKTLILHTGQHYDEKMSKVFFEELALPEPDIYLGIGSGSHAVQTAKVMIEFEKVCLEHAPDLVIVVGDVNSTLACTLVAAKLCIPVAHVEAGLRSGDRTMPEEINRIVTDSISDLLYVSEPSGIHHLIMEGIADEKCVLVGNVMIDSLVSHIEKARTSDVLEKLGLTPKSYSLVTLHRPSNVDEKESLEKILGLFEAISEKTDIVFPIHPRTRKMLENFGLLPRVEKIRGLKLIDPQGYIEFLKLMKESKMVLTDSGGIQEETTVLGVPCLTMRENTERPITVEVGTNILVGTNADDVREEALKVLNGTIKKGLIPQYWDGRAAERIVKHLGEVFAELKSNQEALGENKSNPSLN
- a CDS encoding DUF3592 domain-containing protein, coding for MSEVFLILFTITIASLFLGGLPAFWMKSPISSWAFIKHRGLLALISFLILIGASLVSINYLKLKKSSDMRSWAVSKALILTSEMKGKKAFIPFVTYEYNFLGKRFTGETELYAPQFGSKETRKKTSNELLKEYSAGNTVEVFINPSNPKESALQLSASWQFVIQLGVGFLLFSLFLPFFFFRLSATIQDAYLKEKAKQLNLN
- a CDS encoding AP2/ERF family transcription factor, with the translated sequence MPKKNKNKREKKSSVNRPKKLGKLAKLKLKNDKTPDPRQVHIKPNEPKDTVPKEAQSKAAKRKPSQDKGISSNLDHISRIDSGATHAWFVRMRRNGKVFSKTFSDRKLGGKDASLQKAIQFRDEMLGQLDHIAGIQIPRFRFLKENKRNKSGYTGVLKLSRTQYGILREDYVAQWHEERYKLRRKYFSIAKFGEEEAFRLAKEYREKMMKKLAKRTKKEMKKLKKTLKHKSEP
- a CDS encoding N-acetylmuramoyl-L-alanine amidase: MKNSNFNSVLSKISITLCLLLLFSVAMLKAQPVLTIEGKIGTSKRFSDRVLIASLPEAEKAVSIEELFGALKMRALPLADTIYGIAPPLAGKVQTQIRLMVGNHFAVIISDSGTSAIQFLYTPLKQDGRLFLPLEMIVPVLEQWLAPSGVRAFLNEATMKLTLSFPPFVEAAAPVIVKNDSTSRIPEPEFALRSIHVDERTNGVIIRILAEKNLQYEFIQPDKNGIGYVTFIKATGNLDSLTKSFEGGYLKKIKPMKLKSGAVQLTLEFDYKKYKATSIQFQREPRTNNFILLALREANVGQIHQTEKEQAIQESLEQSREKWKLDVIALDAGHGGKDAGAIGKGGNYEKDVALSVILKVGKILAREWPEVKVIYTREEDKFIELDERGKIANNAKAKLFVSVHCNASINRNAEGVEVYLLGLHKTDAALAVAQRENSVIREEVDYATRYKEFTDENVIMIAMAQSGFQKQSQTLADYVNRMITARTAQNNRGVKQAGFMVLWTPSMPSILIETGYITNPKEEKFLISADGQEKIASAIFEALQKYRAEYESH
- a CDS encoding OstA-like protein, encoding MNNSFRSFFCLILFSSFIDFGFSQTADSAAARRVVLEHADEIRGGTLTELNDSLLTSEPVRILIGNVRLRDSTTSVRCDTAVEYLQSRKVRLASKKNGLATIVRDTVTIQGVQGFYFPSDSRAEMKGSVSLRDNTVTLRSALGTYFTEEQRAVFSENVSLRDSTNTVFTDSLIFFRRENRTIVIGNTRILNTADNVEIRGGFAEHFLKQNRSRITLSPMLLKFDSSKSEANLSIDTLLIVAKEMKSFRGFEDTLKRIEMLDSVKIQRGLLSALAQKAVYLFDSLRISLYESPILWFDASQLTGDSIFVQLEEVSDSLESAKGKIQEEVTTERKVNKSPSRKKTRLKSIAVYGSAFLVSRDTMNTEGNKFNQVSGRNIFLSFNNDSRLSRADVYREAQSLYFTYDDSTAKGANLTSGDEINLFFEDGSATKIVVKGDVEGAQYPERLLARLNNLEGFEWRENERPRLTLPPVTENPVSPKSKSNKRTKPAVKKKSSQVQGPSAKPETINPNIKPTPKPVPKSNRERFEKGIQ